One segment of Ficedula albicollis isolate OC2 chromosome 2, FicAlb1.5, whole genome shotgun sequence DNA contains the following:
- the TMEM42 gene encoding transmembrane protein 42: MKLPVLLRISCVGLVFVLNAVMWTVFTKALRLSSSSAAASVTTTASNFISSALLGKLLFGETWTPLWWVGLAMTVCGLTLLHTAAPQLVQVPAEKKEL, encoded by the exons ATGAAG ctgcctgtgttGCTTCGCATCAGCTGTGTTGGCCTGGTGTTTGTGTTGAATGCAGTGATGTGGACAGTCTTCACAAAAGCCTTACGACTCTCCtcatcctcagctgctgcctctgtgacAACCACAGCCTCCAACTTCATCTCTTCA gcTCTCCTGGGAAAATTGCTCTTCGGGGAGACGTGGACTCCTCTGTGGTGGGTCGGCCTCGCCATGACGGTCTGTGGGCTCACgctgctgcacacagctgcaccCCAGCTGGTGCAGGTCCCAGCAGAGAAGAAGGAATTATAG